A single region of the Prochlorococcus marinus str. MIT 0917 genome encodes:
- the scpB gene encoding SMC-Scp complex subunit ScpB yields MNEIREISLPAKIEAILYLKGRSTSSKEMAELLDKDITEVEKALWELKAGYAQRDTALEIIENKNFYSLELRQGLGELVQDLLPADLSIATLRTLATVALKKKILQSELVDLRGSGAYDHIKELVEKNFIERRRQKDGRSFWLTLSEKFHQTFTVLPEPDQAEDNKAA; encoded by the coding sequence ATGAATGAGATTAGAGAAATATCATTACCAGCGAAGATTGAGGCAATCCTTTATCTCAAAGGAAGGTCAACATCATCAAAAGAGATGGCTGAATTACTGGACAAAGATATTACTGAAGTAGAAAAGGCTCTATGGGAGCTTAAGGCTGGATATGCTCAACGCGACACTGCTCTAGAAATCATTGAAAATAAAAACTTTTACAGCTTGGAACTTAGGCAAGGACTTGGTGAATTAGTTCAGGATCTACTGCCAGCAGATTTATCGATTGCCACCTTAAGAACTCTTGCAACGGTAGCACTAAAGAAGAAAATTCTTCAATCAGAATTGGTCGATCTAAGAGGTTCTGGGGCCTACGATCACATCAAGGAACTTGTAGAAAAAAACTTTATTGAAAGAAGACGTCAAAAAGATGGACGTTCGTTTTGGTTAACTCTTTCTGAAAAATTTCATCAAACTTTTACGGTATTACCTGAACCTGATCAAGCAGAAGACAATAAAGCAGCATAA
- the ilvA gene encoding threonine ammonia-lyase, biosynthetic codes for MEDYLQKILRARVYDVAKETPLERAKNLSKKLKNDIWLKREDLQPVFSFKLRGAFNRMSQLSKEELNKGVIASSAGNHAQGVALSASFLKCRAVIVMPLTTPIMKVRAVESHKAEVILFGETYDECYEKALEISKKDNLTFIHPFDDPEVIAGQGTIGLEILRQSHKPPDAIYIAVGGGGLIAGVSAYVKAIWPDIKIIGVEPEDACAMTLSIKANKPVSLENVGLFADGVAVRKVGEKTFSICKKYVDEMVTVNTDEICAAIKDVFEDTRSILEPAGALSIAGLKKHVANSQIRNNILIAIACGANMNFERLRFVAERAELGEEKEAMIAVGIPEKAGSLKLLCETLGSRSLTEFSYRMSEGKTAQIFMGVEVSDINDRELLIAEIKTKGFDCHDLSNDELSKVHLRHMVGGRLPRSINQIDKGEYRELLYRFEFPERPGALMRFVNSMRPEWTISIFHYRNHGADTGRIVIGVLVNDSDIPAWNEFVQKVGYKNWKETDNPAYKLFLGAHFN; via the coding sequence ATGGAGGACTATTTACAGAAAATACTAAGAGCTCGTGTTTATGACGTTGCTAAAGAAACCCCGCTAGAAAGGGCCAAAAACTTAAGCAAAAAATTAAAAAATGACATCTGGCTTAAGAGAGAAGACCTTCAACCTGTCTTTTCATTCAAGTTAAGAGGTGCATTTAATCGCATGTCTCAGCTAAGTAAGGAAGAGCTTAATAAAGGAGTAATTGCATCAAGCGCTGGTAACCATGCGCAAGGAGTTGCTTTAAGTGCATCATTTCTAAAATGCAGGGCAGTGATTGTGATGCCACTGACAACTCCCATAATGAAAGTAAGAGCAGTTGAATCACACAAGGCAGAAGTTATTCTTTTCGGTGAAACTTATGACGAGTGCTACGAAAAAGCGCTAGAAATATCTAAAAAAGATAATCTAACTTTCATACATCCGTTTGATGATCCTGAAGTAATAGCGGGACAAGGAACAATAGGTCTAGAAATACTTAGACAGAGTCATAAACCACCTGATGCGATTTACATCGCTGTGGGAGGAGGGGGACTTATTGCTGGAGTAAGTGCATACGTAAAAGCAATTTGGCCAGATATAAAAATCATTGGTGTTGAACCTGAAGATGCCTGCGCAATGACACTTTCTATTAAAGCCAACAAACCTGTTTCGCTCGAAAATGTTGGCCTTTTTGCAGACGGTGTTGCGGTAAGAAAGGTGGGAGAAAAGACTTTCTCTATATGCAAAAAATATGTTGATGAAATGGTCACAGTAAATACTGACGAAATTTGTGCAGCTATAAAAGATGTTTTCGAGGACACACGGTCAATTCTTGAACCAGCAGGTGCACTATCTATTGCTGGTTTAAAAAAGCATGTTGCAAATAGTCAGATAAGAAACAACATCCTCATTGCAATTGCTTGTGGAGCCAATATGAATTTTGAACGACTTAGATTTGTAGCAGAAAGGGCCGAATTAGGTGAAGAAAAAGAAGCTATGATTGCGGTCGGAATTCCTGAGAAAGCAGGCAGTTTAAAACTTTTATGTGAAACTCTTGGATCACGAAGCTTAACTGAATTTAGTTACAGAATGTCAGAGGGTAAAACAGCTCAGATTTTTATGGGTGTAGAAGTTTCTGATATTAATGATAGGGAATTATTAATAGCTGAGATCAAAACGAAGGGTTTTGATTGTCATGATTTAAGTAACGATGAATTATCAAAAGTTCATCTCAGGCACATGGTTGGTGGCAGGTTACCAAGATCAATAAATCAAATAGATAAAGGCGAATACAGAGAATTATTATATAGATTTGAATTTCCTGAGAGGCCTGGAGCCTTAATGAGATTTGTTAACTCAATGAGACCAGAGTGGACAATAAGCATTTTCCATTATCGAAACCATGGCGCTGATACAGGAAGAATAGTAATAGGGGTGCTGGTTAATGATTCTGATATTCCTGCTTGGAACGAATTTGTTCAAAAAGTAGGTTACAAAAACTGGAAAGAGACAGATAATCCAGCATATAAATTATTTTTAGGTGCACACTTTAATTAG
- a CDS encoding YggT family protein, translating to MVIAQITQVLFTTITLYNYLLIIRILLTWFPNLDTSNPILTSLFSITDPYLNVFRGVIPPIGGLDLSPILAFISLSLIKQLVVGLGSLALQYSGTF from the coding sequence ATGGTTATCGCTCAAATCACTCAAGTTCTTTTTACCACAATTACTCTTTATAACTATTTACTCATAATCAGAATATTGCTTACTTGGTTTCCCAACCTGGATACAAGCAACCCAATTCTAACAAGCTTATTTTCAATAACAGATCCATACTTAAATGTATTCAGAGGTGTAATACCTCCTATTGGTGGTTTAGATCTTTCACCAATTCTTGCTTTTATAAGTCTTAGTCTAATTAAGCAGTTAGTCGTAGGCTTAGGATCTTTGGCCCTCCAATATTCTGGTACTTTTTAG